The genomic interval GGCGTCCAGCGCCGCGAACACCTCGCCCTTCCACTCCCGGTCCAGATGCGCGACCGCTGTGGAGGCGGCGTCACCGGCGTCGTTCCACCCCTCGAACGCGGCCACCATGACCGGGTCGATCAGCTCGGGCACGCCCTCGAGCTCGATCACCCCAGCCTCCTTCCGAAGTTCCCTTGCGTACGGACCAACCTTACGGCCTGCGGCCTCCCGGACCGCAGCCCCCGTGCACGGCCGGGTGGTCATGCGGTAGGGCAACCACACGCTCTATACATCCGAGCTGTCGGCGGAAAATTCGCGTCTCTCTCTGGACTTGTGGGCTCGGAGGCGGCTATACATCGGATGACCGGAACAGAGGTCCGATGTTATTTCCTCCTGGGGGCGCGCATGAGTCAGACCGTCACGGATTTCGAGGTGCACGACATCCGTTTTCCGACCTCGGAACAACTGGACGGCTCGGACGCCATGAACCCCGACCCCGACTACTCGGCCGCCTATGTCGTCCTGCGGACCGACGCCGCCGACGCGGACGGCGAGCCGGTCGAGGGCCACGGCTTCTGCTTCACCATCGGCCGCGGCAACGAGGTCATGGCTGCCGCGATCGAGGCCCTGCGCCCCTATCTGTCCGGGCGCCCCGTGCCCCGTACGGCCGCCGACCTCGGCGCCCTGTACCGGGACCTCACGCACGACTCCCAACTCCGGTGGCTCGGCCCCGAGAAGGGCGTGATGCACATGGCGGCCGGTGCGGTGGTCAACGCCGCCTGGGACCTGGCGGCCAAGCTGGCGGGCAGACCCGTCTGGGAGTTCCTGGCCGGAATGACCCCGGAGGAGCTGGTCTCGCTCGTGGACTTCCGCTACCTCACCGACGCCCTCACCCCCGACGAGGCGCTGGCCGTCCTGCGCGCCGCCGAACCGGGACGCGCCGAACGCGCGGCCCGGCTGCGCGCCGAGGGCTACCCCGCGTACACCACCTCGCCCGGCTGGCTCGGCTACTCCGACGACAAGCTGGTCCGGCTCGCCAAGCAGGCCGTCGCCGACGGCTTCACCCAGATCAAGCTCAAGGTCGGCGGCCGGGTCGAGGACGACGTCCGCCGCATGGCGCTCGCCCGCGAGGCGGTCGGACCCGGTGTCCGGATCGCCGTCGACGCCAACCAGCGCTGGGACGTGGCCGACGCCGTCGCCTGGATGACCGCGCTCGCCCCCTACGACCCGCACTGGATCGAGGAGCCCACCAGCCCCGACGACGTACTCGGCCACGCCGCCGTGCGCGCCGGACAGCCGGTGAAGGTCGCCACCGGCGAACACGTCGCCAACCGGGTCGTGTTCAAGCAGCTCCTCCAGGCCGGGGCCGTCGACTTCGTCCAGATCGACGCCGCACGCGTCGCCGGGGTCAACGAGAACCTGGCGATCCTGCTGCTCGCCGCCAAGTACGGCATCCCGGTCTGCCCGCACGCGGGCGGCGTCGGGCTCTGCGAACTCGTCCAGCACCTCTCGATGTTCGACTACGTGGCCGTCTCCGGCACCCGCGAGGACCGGGTGATCGAGTACGTCGACCACCTCCACGAGCACTTCACCGACCCGGTCGTCCTCGTGAACGGCCGCTACACCGCCCCGGCGGCCCCCGGCTTCTCGGCCGGGATGCGCCCCGAGTCCATCGCCGCACACCGCTACCCGCAGGGCCCCGTCTGGCAGGCCCGGCGCCACGAGAAGGAGGAGAGCCGATGACCGGCACACGCGACTTCGAGGGGATGAACGCCCTGGTGACCGGCGGCGCCTCCGGCATCGGGGCCGCCGTCACCGCCCTGCTCCTGGAGCGCGGCGCGCAGGTCGCCGTCCTCGACCGGGACACCACGGGCACCCCCGCCGGCGCCCTCGCCGTCGAGGCCGACGTCACCGACGACGCCGCCGTGCGCGCCGGGGTGGACCGGGCCGCCGCCACCATGGGCTCCCTGCACACCCTCGTCTCCAACGCGGGCATCGGCGCCATCGGCACCGTCACGGACAACGACGACGCCGAATGGGCCCGGGTCCTCGACATCAACGTGCTCGGCATGGTCCGCGCCGCCCGGCACGCCCTGCCCCACCTGCGCCGGGCGGCCGCCGAGCGCCCCGGAGCCGTATCCATCACGCACACCTGCTCCATCGCCGCGACCGCCGGGCTGCCCCAGCGCGCCCTGTACAGCGCGAGCAAGGGCGCCGTCCTCGCGCTCACCCTCGCCATGGCCGCCGACCACGTCCGCGAGGGCGTCCGCGTCAACTGCGTCAACCCGGGCACCGCCGACACCCCGTGGATCGGGCGGCTGCTGGACCGGGCGGACGACCCGGCCGCCGAACGCGCCGCGCTGAACGCCCGCCAGCCGCTGGGCCGGCTGGTCTCCGCCGACGAGGTGGCCGCCGCGATCGGCTACCTCGCGAGCCCCGCCGCGGCCTCCGTGACGGGCACCGCCCTGGCCGTCGACGGCGGGATGCAGGGCCTGCGCCTGCGCCCCGCGGACAACTGAACCCGCACCGCGAATGCCGACCGAGCCGCGACCCCACAAAGGAACGGGACACCAATGAGAGTGCGTACGAGGAGTGCGGCAGCCTGTGCCGTACTGCTGGCCGTGACCGCCCTCGCGGGCTGCAACCGCGAGTCGTCGGACGGCGGCGCGGGCGGCGGCAAGGTCGGCATCGACCTGCCGCGCAGCGACAGCGACTTCTGGAACTCCTACCAGAACTACATCAAGAAGGGCGTCAAGGACGGCGAGGTCTCCGCGCTCCCGCTGACCAACTCGCAGAACGACATCGGCAAGCTCGTCGCCAACGTCCAGACCTTCACCGACCAGGGCGCCAAGGCCGTCGTGATGGCCCCCCAGGACACCGGAGCGATAGCCGAATCGCTCAACACGCTCAACGAGAAGAAGATCCCCGTCGTCAGTGTCGACACCCGCCCGGACAAGGGCGACATCTACATGGTGGTGCGCGCCGACAACAAGGCGTACGGCACCAACGCCTGCAAGTACCTAGGCGAGCAGCTGAAGGGCAAGGGCAAGGTGGTCGAGTTCCAGGGCGACCTGTCCTCCATCAACGGCCGCGACCGCTCCGAGGCGTTCAAGGCGTGCATGGACAAGGACTACCCGGACATCCAGGTGTTCGAGCTGGCCACCGACTGGAAGGGCGACGTCGCCTCCGCGAAGCTCCAGTCCACGCTGGCCGCCCACCCCGACATCGACGGCATCTACATGCAGGCCGGCGGCGTCTTCCTCCAGCCCACCCTGGCGCTCCTGGAACAGAAGAAGCTGCTGAAGCCCGCCGGCACGGACGGCCACATCACCATCATCTCCAACGACGGCATCCCCGAGGAGTTCGACGCCATCCGCGCCGGGAAGATCGACGCCACCATCTCCCAGCCCGCCGACCTGTACGCGAAGTACGCGCTGTACTACGCGAAGGCGGCCCTCGACGGCAAGACGTTCAAGGAGGGCCCCACGGACCACGACTCCACCATCATCAAGATCCCCAACGGCTACGAGGACCAGCTCCCCGCACCCCTGGTGACCAAGGAGAACGTGGACGACCCGAAGCTGTGGGCCAACCAGCTGGAGAAGAAGAGCTAGCCATGGACCAGGCAGCACCACCCGCCGTACAGGCGGAAGGCGTCGTCAAGCGCTTCGGGCCGACCGTGGCGCTCGACGGGGTGAAGCTCACCGTGCGGCCCGGCGAGTCCCACGCGCTCGTCGGCCGCAACGGCGCCGGCAAGTCGACCCT from Streptomyces drozdowiczii carries:
- a CDS encoding SDR family NAD(P)-dependent oxidoreductase, which encodes MTGTRDFEGMNALVTGGASGIGAAVTALLLERGAQVAVLDRDTTGTPAGALAVEADVTDDAAVRAGVDRAAATMGSLHTLVSNAGIGAIGTVTDNDDAEWARVLDINVLGMVRAARHALPHLRRAAAERPGAVSITHTCSIAATAGLPQRALYSASKGAVLALTLAMAADHVREGVRVNCVNPGTADTPWIGRLLDRADDPAAERAALNARQPLGRLVSADEVAAAIGYLASPAAASVTGTALAVDGGMQGLRLRPADN
- a CDS encoding enolase C-terminal domain-like protein, producing MSQTVTDFEVHDIRFPTSEQLDGSDAMNPDPDYSAAYVVLRTDAADADGEPVEGHGFCFTIGRGNEVMAAAIEALRPYLSGRPVPRTAADLGALYRDLTHDSQLRWLGPEKGVMHMAAGAVVNAAWDLAAKLAGRPVWEFLAGMTPEELVSLVDFRYLTDALTPDEALAVLRAAEPGRAERAARLRAEGYPAYTTSPGWLGYSDDKLVRLAKQAVADGFTQIKLKVGGRVEDDVRRMALAREAVGPGVRIAVDANQRWDVADAVAWMTALAPYDPHWIEEPTSPDDVLGHAAVRAGQPVKVATGEHVANRVVFKQLLQAGAVDFVQIDAARVAGVNENLAILLLAAKYGIPVCPHAGGVGLCELVQHLSMFDYVAVSGTREDRVIEYVDHLHEHFTDPVVLVNGRYTAPAAPGFSAGMRPESIAAHRYPQGPVWQARRHEKEESR
- a CDS encoding sugar ABC transporter substrate-binding protein, translating into MRVRTRSAAACAVLLAVTALAGCNRESSDGGAGGGKVGIDLPRSDSDFWNSYQNYIKKGVKDGEVSALPLTNSQNDIGKLVANVQTFTDQGAKAVVMAPQDTGAIAESLNTLNEKKIPVVSVDTRPDKGDIYMVVRADNKAYGTNACKYLGEQLKGKGKVVEFQGDLSSINGRDRSEAFKACMDKDYPDIQVFELATDWKGDVASAKLQSTLAAHPDIDGIYMQAGGVFLQPTLALLEQKKLLKPAGTDGHITIISNDGIPEEFDAIRAGKIDATISQPADLYAKYALYYAKAALDGKTFKEGPTDHDSTIIKIPNGYEDQLPAPLVTKENVDDPKLWANQLEKKS